One part of the Muntiacus reevesi chromosome 20, mMunRee1.1, whole genome shotgun sequence genome encodes these proteins:
- the TRIM26 gene encoding tripartite motif-containing protein 26 produces the protein MAASAPLRSLEEEVTCSICLDYLRDPVTIDCGHVFCRSCTADIRSVSGGRPVCPLCKKPFKKENIRPVWQLASLVENIERLKVDRGRQPGEAAQEQADARLCERHREKLHYYCEDDGKLLCVMCRESREHRPHSAVLLEKAAQPHREKILNHLSTLRRDRDKIQGFQAKGEADILAALKKLQDQRQCIVAEFEQGHQFLREREQHLLGQLAKLEQELTEGREKFKTRGVGELARLAQVISELEGKAQQPAAELMQDTRDFLNRYPRKKFWIGKPIARVVKKKTGEFSDKLQSLQRGLREFQGKLLRDLEYKTVSVTLDPQSASGYLQLSEDWKCVTYSGLYQGAYLHPQQFDCEPGVLGSKGFTWGKVYWEVEVEREGWSEDEDEGDEAEEGEEEEEEEEAGYGDGYDDWETDEDEESLGDEEEEAEEEEEEVLESCLVGVARDSVKRKGDLSLRPEDGVWALRLSSAGIWANTSPEAELFPALRPRRVGIALDYEGGTVTFTNAESQELIYTFTATFTRRLLPFLWLKWPGTRLLLRP, from the exons ATGGCCGCGTCGGCACCGCTGCGGAGTCTGGAAGAGGAGGTGACCTGCTCCATCTGCCTTGATTACCTGCGGGACCCAGTGACCATTGACTGTGGCCACGTCTTCTGCCGCAGCTGTACCGCTGACATCCGCTCCGTCTCAGGGGGCCGCCCCGTCTGCCCCCTGTGCAAGAAGCCTTTTAAGAAGGAGAACATCCGGCCAGTGTGGCAGCTGGCCAGCCTGGTGGAGAACATTGAGCGGCTGAAGGTGGACAGGGGCCGGCAGCCGGGGGAGGCGGCCCAGGAGCAGGCGGACGCGAGGCTGTGCGAGCGGCACCGGGAGAAGCTGCACTACTACTGCGAGGACGACGGCAAGCTGCTGTGCGTCATGTGCCGGGAGTCCCGGGAGCACAGGCCGCACTCGGCCGTCCTGCTGGAGAAGGCGGCCCAGCCCCACAGG GAAAAAATCCTGAACCACCTGAGTACCCtaaggagagacagagacaaaatTCAGGGCTTTCAGGCCAAGGGCGAAGCTGATATCCTGGCTGCGCTG AAGAAGCTCCAGGACCAGAGGCAGTGCATCGTGGCTGAGTTTGAGCAGGGCCACCAGTTCCTGAGGGAGCGGGAGCAGCACCTGCTGGGCCAGCTGGCGAAGCTGGAGCAGGAGCTCACAGAGGGCAGGGAGAAGTTCAAGACCAGGGGCGTCGGGGAGCTTGCCCGGCTGGCGCAGGTCATCTCCGAGCTGGAGGGCAAGGCGCAGCAGCCGGCTGCAGAGCTCATGCAG GACACCAGAGACTTCTTAAACAG GTATCCACGGAAGAAGTTCTGGATTGGGAAACCCATTGCTCGagtagttaaaaaaaagacaggagAATTCTCAGATAAACTTCAGTCTCTGCAGCGAGGCCTACGAGAATTCCAGG GGAAGCTGCTGAGAGACTTAGAATATAAGACCG TGAGCGTCACCCTCGACCCACAGTCGGCCAGCGGGTACCTGCAGCTGTCGGAGGACTGGAAGTGCGTGACCTACAGCGGCCTGTACCAGGGCGCGTACCTGCACCCCCAGCAGTTTGACTGTGAGCCGGGGGTGCTGGGCAGTAAGGGCTTCACCTGGGGCAAGGTCTActgggaggtggaggtggagagggagggctgGTCCGAGGATGAAGACGAGGGGGATGAGGcggaagaaggggaggaggaggaggaagaagaggaggctgGCTACGGGGACGGATACGACGACTGGGAGACGGACGAGGACGAGGAGTCGCTGGGGGATgaagaggaagaagcagaggaggaggaggaggaagttcTGGAAAGCTGCTTGGTGGGGGTGGCCAGAGACTCGGTGAAGAGGAAGGGAGACCTCTCCCTGCGGCCGGAGGACGGTGTGTGGGCATTGCGCCTCTCCTCCGCTGGCATCTGGGCCAACACCAGCCCCGAGGCTGAGCTCTTCCCAGCACTGCGGCCCCGGAGAGTAGGCATCGCCCTGGATTACGAAGGGGGCACCGTGACTTTCACCAATGCGGAGTCACAAGAACTCATCTACACCTTCACTGCCACCTTCACCCGGCGCCTGCTCCCCTTCCTGTGGCTCAAGTGGCCGGGAACGCGCCTCCTGCTGAGACCCTGA